One window from the genome of Pempheris klunzingeri isolate RE-2024b chromosome 7, fPemKlu1.hap1, whole genome shotgun sequence encodes:
- the LOC139204341 gene encoding mitochondrial translation release factor in rescue-like, with the protein MSRLLQFLGGMCSVSSRVIWRGSPGFSSLLRPLPPGLTCVLVAGKKDLVDLSVLNEDELEEQFVRGSGPGGQATNKTNNCVVLKHIPSGIVVKCHQTRSVDINRKRAREIMREKLDVENKGELSEVLVKKKESEVRKQEKRRKANEHLERKRLFKEALAADSRSGNDTV; encoded by the exons ATGTCACGTCTTCTCCAGTTCCTCGGCGGTATGTGCAGCGTCTCCAGCCGGGTCATATGGAGAGGCTCTCCGGGCTTCTCCTCACTGCTGAGGCCGCTCCCGCCCGGACTGACGTGTGTTTTGGTAGCTGGTAAAAAGGACCTGGTCGACCTTTCCGTCCTGAATGAGGACGAGCTTGAAGAGCAGTTTGTGAGAGGATCTGGACCCGGAGGACAGGCCACCAACAAGACAAACAACTGTGTGGTGCTCAAGCACATCCCCAGTGGGATTGTTGTGAAG tgCCATCAAACCAGATCTGTGGATATAAATCGAAAGCGCGCTCGGGAAATTATGAGAGAGAAACTGGATGTTGAAAATAAAGGAGAACTCAGTGAAGTTCTTGTAAAGAAGAAAGAGTCCGAGGTGAGGaaacaggagaagaggagaaaggcaAATGAGCATCTTGAGAGAAAAAGACTATTTAAAGAAGCGTTGGCTGCAGACTCCAGATCTGGAAATGacactgtttaa